Proteins encoded within one genomic window of Hevea brasiliensis isolate MT/VB/25A 57/8 chromosome 8, ASM3005281v1, whole genome shotgun sequence:
- the LOC110657105 gene encoding 60S ribosomal protein L35, with protein sequence MARIKVHELRQKSKTELLNQLKDLKAELALLRVAKVTGGASNKLSKIKVVRLSIAQVLTVISQKQKAALREAYENKKFLPLDLRPKKTRAIRRRLTKHQQSLKTEREKKKEMYFPMRKYAIKV encoded by the exons ATGG CCAGAATCAAGGTCCATGAGTTGAGGCAGAAGTCGAAGACTGAGCTTTTGAACCAATTGAAGGATCTAAAGGCTGAACTTGCTCTCCTTCGGGTCGCCAAGGTCACTGGTGGTGCTTCTAACAAGCTCAGCAAGAT CAAGGTGGTAAGGTTATCGATAGCACAAGTTTTGACTGTCATTTCTCAGAAACAGAAGGCTGCCCTTAGGGAGGCATATGAGAATAAGAAATTTTTACCTCTTGATCTGCGCCCTAAGAAGACCAGAGCTATCCGCAGGAGGCTTACTAAGCACCAG CAATCTCTGAAGACAGAAcgggagaagaagaaagaaatgtATTTTCCCATGAGAAAATATGCTATTAAGGTGTAG